From the genome of Pseudomonas sihuiensis:
CGACCAGTGCCTTGGCCGCTGCACCAGTGGCGATGTTGCCACCGATCACCTGAACCTCCGGGAAGGTCTCCTTGACCCAGCGTACGCGGTCGATCACGCCTTTGGAGTGGCCGTGCGCGGTGTCGACGATGATCACATCGACGCCTGCATTGACCAGAGCAGCCACACGGTCACCGGTGTCGGCACCGGTGCCGACGGCAGCGCCAACGCGCAGACGACCTTGATCGTCCTTGCTGGCCAGCGGGTAGGCCTTGGCTTTCTCGATGTCCTTGACGGTCATCATGCCCTTGAGGGTGAAGGCGTCGTCGACGATCAGTACCTTCTCGATGCGGTGCTTGTGCAACAGCTCACGTACGGTTTCCTTGTCGGCGCCTTCCTTGACCGTGACCAGGCGCTCTTTCGGCGTCATCACGTCACGCACCAGGGCGTCCAGGCGATTCTCGAAACGCACGTCACGGGAGGTCACGATGCCCACCAGGTCGCCGTTGGACAGCACCGGTACACCGGAGATGTTGTGCAGGCGGGTCAGTTCGAAGAGGTCACGCACGGTGGCATCAGCCTCGATGGTGATCGGGTCCTTGACCACACCAGCCTCGAACTTCTTGACCTTGCGCACTTCGGCAGCCTGCTGCTCGATGGTCATGTTCTTGTGGATGATGCCGATGCCGCCTTCCTGGGCCATGGCGATGGCCAGGCGCGCTTCGGTGACGGTGTCCATGGCAGCGGACAGCAGCGGGATGTTCAGTTCGATGCCGCGGGTCAGGCGGGTCTTCAGGCTGACGTCCTTGGGCAGCACCTCGGAATAACCGGGGATGAGCAGGACGTCGTCGAAAGTGAGTGCTTCTTGGCTGATGCGCAGCATGGAGGGCTCCCGAGCGGGAAAATAAGAAGCGCGGCATTATACCCAGCGAGCTCATTTCACTCAATGCAAAGTGTGTCTCTAGGCAGCCATACCTCGAAACACATAAAATAATGATTCTCAAAAACTCTTGCACTTGAGTGCCAAATGAAATTCAACCGCTTTTCCTTGAGTGGCCAAGGCGCCGCCCTTCTCACTTTTTGCCTGCTTCCAGCGGGCCATCTGCTGGCCCAGGAGCTGGAGCTGCCCAGCCAGGAAGTCGTCGCGGCGCCCGTGGCTGGCGAGAATGGCTACCAGGCCAAGCGCGCCAGTACGGCGAGCAAATCTTCAGTGGCACTCAAGGATGAAGCCCAGTCGGTACAGGTGGTAACGCCACAGACCATCGAGGATTTTCAGGTCAGATCGCTGGATGATGCGATGAAGTTCGTCAGTGGTGTCAGCCAGAGCAACACCCTGGCTGGCACGCAGGATGGCTTCGTCAAACGCGGTTTTGGTAGCAACGCCGATGGCTCCATCCTGCGCGACGGCATTCGATCCAGCCTGTCGCGCAACTTCAGCGCCACCACCGAGCGCGTGGAAGTGCTCAAAGGGCCGGCCTCGCTGCTATATGGCGCGCTGGAGCCGGGCGGCCTGATCAACGTCATCAGCAAGAAACCACAGTATCAGTGGAATACGCGACTGAACGCAGACAGCTCCAGCTTCGGCGGTGGCAGCCTGGCAGTCGACGTTACCGGCCCCATTGCCGACAGCGGCCTGGCCTTCCGCCTGGTTGCCGAGCGCCAGCACGAAGACTACTGGCGCAACTTCGGCGAAGAAGAACACAGCTTGATCGCCCCCTCACTTAGCTGGGAAGGCGAACGCCTGCGCCTCAACATCGCCTATGAATACAAGGAGTACAGCAGCCCGGTGGATCGCGGCACGGTGATCATCAACGGCAAGCCGGCCAAGGTGTCCTACAACGACCGCTTCGGTGAAAGCTGGTCGAAGGCCGAAGGCATCGACGAACTGCTCACCGCCACCGCCGAATATCAGCTGAGCGACGACTGGTCGACCCGCCTCACCTATGGCTGGAACAACGAGCGCTACGACTATGCCGAAGCTCGCCCCAACGCGCTGAATGCCACTACAGGCGCGCTCAGCCGCCGTTCTGACGGTAGTGAGCATGACAACCAAACCCAATATCTGGCCTGGGACTGGATCGGCAACGCCAGCCTTTTTAGCCAACGACATGATCTGCTGATAGGCGCAGATACAGAGCGCGTCGACAATTTCCGTGGCGATACCTGGCGCGGCCCAGCAGTGGGTGGCTTCAACATCTACAACCCGATATACGGCAATCTCGCGGCGCCTTCGTTACTTAATCCGGCGCAAAGTGATCGCAGCGACGAGCTGCACTCACGCTCGATCTACGCGAAGGACAACTGGCATCTAAACGACCAGTGGATCGTGGTGCTTGGCGGTCGCTACCAGCGTTTCGAGCAACTCGTGGAACAAGGCCGCGGCGCAACCTATACCCGCACCACCGACCGTACCGATACCACCTTCCTGCCCTTCGGCGGCCTGGTATTCCAGCTGAGCGACCAGGTGGCGTTCTATGGCAACTACAGCCGCTCTTTCGTGCCCAATGCCTCGGATACCAATACTGGCCAGGCATTCGACCCCGAAGAAGGCCGCAGCTACGAGCTGGGGGTGAAACTCGATCTGCCTCAAGGCATCGGTGCCAGCCTGGCGCTGTTCGATATCGAGAAGAAAAACGTCGTGGTCACCAACAATTCCGTATCGGAAGCAGCAGGCAAAGTCGGCTCGCGCGGCGTGGAACTGGATATCAGCGGCCGCCTGAGCGAGCACTGGGAGCTGCTTGGCAGCTATGCCTACACCGATACGGAAATCCTCGATGACCCGAGCAACGAAGGCAACGAGCTGGTCAACGCCGCACGCAATGTCGGCAGTCTCTACCTCGTCCATCACCTGCATTTACCCCAGGAGCTGGGTCAGTGGAAACTGGGTGGTGGCGCCCGCTATGTCGGCGAGCGTGCTGGCGACAACGCCAACACATTCTGGCTGGATAGCTACACCGTGGCCGATGCCTTCGTCACTTGGGACAGCCAATTGCTTGGAGAGAAGACGCGCCTGCAACTGAACGTACGTAACCTGTTCAACGAGCGCTACTACCCCTCCAGCGGCGGCAATCTACGCGTTGCTGTGGGCGAACCGCGCGAGCTGCGCATGTCGGCCAGTGTCGAGTTCTAAAAAGCCTTTGTAGGAGCGGCTTCAGCCGCGAAGGGATTCGAGAACATCGCGGCTAAAGCCCCTCCCACAATCGGCTGAAAACCGCTCAAGCCGGATCGTCCACCCGCACCTGGCTCACCGCAAAGCCCAGGCGTTCGCCGAATTCTTCGACGAACGCCGGGCGCAGGCCGGCTTCAGCCCAGCCGTTGAAGATGAAGCCCAGGTTGGAAAAGCCGCACGGCTGCAGGAACAGGAAACCGTTGATGTCATCTTCATGCCCGCATTCCGGGCAGGTGAAGTTGTCGGTCTCCCCTGGCCACCACACCTCCAGGCTGTCGAACAGCGGCACGCCCACTTCCCTGCGGCATTCGGCGCAGCCCGCCTCTTCGAGAAAGCTGCGCGTCGGTACATAGATGCAGCGGTGGGTGATGATCTCCAGACCGTTGTGTGCCAGGCCATAAGGCAGCAAATCGGGACGCTGGGCGATACGCCGCGCGCCTGGCCCGATAGCGTAGGCCATACCGTTGCCACCCTGGCCGCAGGTGGTCGGCAATGCCTCGACGATTTCCCGTTTGACCAGCCAGCGCAGCATGGCCTGGGCCTTTTGCTCGTGGGCAGGAAGCGTGGATATATGTGGGACGAGGATCAGTTGCGCGGTCATGGTGTTCGAACGGCTGGCAAGGAAAGGGCGGCAGCTTAGGCGCTACCGCCGGCAAATCAAGCCCCGCGACAGATCACAGCAGCTTGCTGCGCTTCACGACGGGCCACCCAGCGAGCACGCAGCACGTCGTAGATCCAGTTGAACGCCATGGTGTACGGCAGGAAGAACAGGATCAGCACGATGTCCAACAGCAGCGCCTCGAGCAGACCGATCGACAACCACCAGGCCGCCAGCGGTACCAGCACGACGATCAAGCCCACCTCGAACAGCAGCGCATGGCTGACCCGCGCTCGAAAACCGCGCTCGAAGCCCAGTCGATTCTGTGCGCGGTCGAAGAGGTAGTTGAACAGCATGTTCCACAACATCGCCACGGTGGAGAACATCAGAGTCAGCACACCCAGGTGCAGCAGTGGTTTATCCATGAACCAGGCCATGGTCGGCGCGCAGATGAGCACGGCGATGGTCTCGAAGGCCAGGGCGTGACCAATGCGCTCACGCAGGGAGCGCGGCAGGGGCTGAGTCATGAAACGAACCTCGTGATAAGTGACAACGAGCGCTATGATCATCGGAATATCAGCCAATCCAAAGGCAGCTGCCATCGGCAAAACCGATATGAATATTTCCCCCGATTCACTCCAGGCCTTCGCTCAGGCCGCCAACTGCGGATCGCTCAGCGCCGCAGCGCGGCGTCTGGGCAAAAGCCAGTCGACCATCAGCGAGGCCGTCGCGCGCCTGGAAATCGACCTGGGCGTGGCACTGTTCGAACGCGGCCCACGCAAACTGCAGCTGACCGAAGCCGGTGCCAGCCTGTTGGCCCATGCAGAAGAAGTCCTCTGCGCCAGCGACCGCCTGGCGCGACACGCCGCCGGCTTGGCCAAAGGCCAGGAGGCGCGACTGACTCTGGCGTTGTCCGACGCCTACCAGCCGAAACAATACGAAGTTCGCCTGCAGGAACTGGATCAGCGCTTCCCCGATCTGCAGTTCGAAAGCCTGATTGCCGAGCAGGCCGATGTGCTCGACCTGATCACCCAGGGCCGCGCTCAGCTGGGACTGCTCGCCGCGCAAGCGGCCTATCCACCGCATATCGCCCACGCCCGCCTGGAAATGAGCAGCGAGTTCGGTCTGTTCGTCGCCAAGGATCACCCCCTGGGCAAGCTGCCACGAGTGCGTCAGGACGACTTGTCGCGCTGGCGTCTGCTGCGCCTGAGCAGCGTCGCCCATGACGATGCGAACACGGACGAGTTGCCCGGCAGCGGCGGCCGCTGCTGGGCCGCGCCGGACTACCTGATGCTGCTGGAAATGGCCAGACTGGGTTTCGGCTGGGCCGAACTGCCGCGGCAACTGGTCGATGCCTACGGCTTTGGTGGCCTGCATGAACTGCCCTGCAGTGGCTGGCCACGGCGGGTGACGGTGGACGCCATCTGGTCGCGCCAGCGCGAACTCGGTCCGGTCGCGGCCTGGTTGCTCGACCGCCTGCTGCAAGACGCCTGATGAAGGTCGCGCCAACGTCGCTCTCGACTTATCATGCCGCCCCATGATCAATGACCCTTTTTCCCGCCTGAACCTCGACCGCGAGGTGCTCAGTGTCAGCCAGCTCAACAACCGCGCCCGCCTGCTGCTGGAGGACGTGTTCGCCGGTATCTGGGTCGAGGGGGAAATCTCCAACCTCGCCCGCCCGGCCTCCGGCCACATCTACTTCACCCTGAAGGACAGCCAGGCTCAGGTGCGTTGCGCGCTGTTCCGACAGAACGCTGCGCGCGTACGCCAGGCGCTGCGTGATGGCCTGGCAGTGAAGGTGCGCGGCAAGGTCTCGCTGTTCGAAGGGCGTGGCGACTACCAGCTGATTCTCGACGCCGTGGAACCAGCGGGCGACGGCGCCCTGCGCCTGGCCTTCGAGGCACTAAAGGAAAAGCTCGGCGCCGAAGGTCTGTTCTCTACCGAACGCAAGATCGCCCTGCCCGCCCATCCCAAGCGCATCGGTATCGTCACCTCGCCTACCGGCGCGGTGATCCGCGACATCATCAGCGTGTTTCGTCGCCGCGCGCCGCAGGTGGAGCTGAACCTGATCCCCACCGCCGTACAGGGCCGTGAGGCCACCGCGCAGATCGTCCGGGCCCTGCAACGCGCCGACGCACAGGGTTTCGACGCACTGATCCTGGCCCGTGGTGGTGGCTCACTGGAAGACCTGTGGTGCTTCAACGAGGAAGCCGTGGCCCGCGCCGTGGCGGCCTGCGTGACGCCCATCGTCAGCGCCGTGGGACACGAGACGGATGTATCCATCGCCGACTTCGTCGCCGATGTGCGCGCCCCGACACCCTCGGCCGCTGCCGAACTGCTGGCACCGGACAGCAGCGAACTGGTGCAGCGCCTGCACAATCTGCAGCGCCGCCTGGTCCTGCAGATGCAGGCCCGCCTGGCTCGCGAACGCCTACGCCTGGAAGGAACGAGCCGACGCCTGCGCCATCCCGGTGAGCGCCTGCGCCAACAAGCCCAGCGCCTGGACGATCTGGACATGCGCCTGCGCCGTGCCTTCAACCAGCAACTGGCCAATCAGCGCGAGCGTCTGGCCCGTCTCGACGCTCGCCTCGCCGCACAGCATCCAGGGCGTAACCTGGCCCTGTTGCGCCAGCGCCTGGATGGCCTGGCCACACGGCTTCCACGCGCCATGCAAAGCCAATTGCGCAGCCAGCGCCAGCAACTGGGTGCACTGGCCGCGCAACTGCAGATCGTCAGCCCGCTGGCCACCCTCGGTCGCGGCTACAGCATCCTCCTCGACGAACGCGGCCAGGCCGTGCGCCGCGCCGCGCAGACCCAGCCCGGCCAGCGCCTCAAGGCTCGCCTTGGCGAAGGCGAACTGGACGTGCGCGTCGAAGACAACCACATACAACCGGCGACCTTGTCGCTATTGGATTGACTGAACATGCCTGCCCTTGCCCGTTTATTCATCACCGAGAAGCTTCGCGGGCAGAGCCCGCTCCTACACAAGCTGTGCCTGTTCGTCCTGGCTCTGTGTCTGGCCCTGCCCGCCCACGCCGAAGGCTTTATCACCCGCCTGCTGAACAAGCCGGTGCCGGGCGGTGTGGCGGTGATCGATCTGGGTAACCCGGCGCAGGCGCCCAAGGTGCGCTATCAGGGCAAGCCGGTGCTGACCGTGCATGAGGACAGCAAGCGCTGGATCGCCATCGTCGGCATTCCACTCAGCGTCAAACCGGGCACTCAGCAGATAGAGGTCGAGGGCGGCCAGAAGCTGAGTTTCCAGGTCGGTGCTAAGCACTACGCCGAGCAGCGCATCACAATCAAGAACCAGCAGCAGGTCACCCCCAACGCCGCCAACCTCAAACGCATCGAACGCGAACTGGCCGAGCAGACCCGCGCCTACCAGCAGTTCAGCGCACGCCAGCCGAGCAACCTGATGTTCGACAGACCAGTCAACGGCCCGCTGTCCAGTCCGTTCGGCTTGCGTCGTTTCTTCAACGGCGAAGAGCGCAACCCGCACTCGGGTCTGGACTTCGCCGCCAACCGCGGCACACCGATCAAGGCGCCAGCCGCCGGCAAGGTGATCCTCATCGGTGACTACTTCTTCAATGGCAAGACAGTGTTTCTCGATCACGGCCAGGGCCTGATCAGCATGTTCTGCCACCTGTCCGAGATCGACGTGAA
Proteins encoded in this window:
- a CDS encoding multidrug/biocide efflux PACE transporter is translated as MTQPLPRSLRERIGHALAFETIAVLICAPTMAWFMDKPLLHLGVLTLMFSTVAMLWNMLFNYLFDRAQNRLGFERGFRARVSHALLFEVGLIVVLVPLAAWWLSIGLLEALLLDIVLILFFLPYTMAFNWIYDVLRARWVARREAQQAAVICRGA
- the guaB gene encoding IMP dehydrogenase — encoded protein: MLRISQEALTFDDVLLIPGYSEVLPKDVSLKTRLTRGIELNIPLLSAAMDTVTEARLAIAMAQEGGIGIIHKNMTIEQQAAEVRKVKKFEAGVVKDPITIEADATVRDLFELTRLHNISGVPVLSNGDLVGIVTSRDVRFENRLDALVRDVMTPKERLVTVKEGADKETVRELLHKHRIEKVLIVDDAFTLKGMMTVKDIEKAKAYPLASKDDQGRLRVGAAVGTGADTGDRVAALVNAGVDVIIVDTAHGHSKGVIDRVRWVKETFPEVQVIGGNIATGAAAKALVEAGADGVKVGIGPGSICTTRIVAGVGVPQISAVANVAAALAGTGVPLIADGGIRFSGDLSKAIVAGASAVMIGSMLAGTEEAPGEVELFQGRSYKAYRGMGSLGAMAQAQGSSDRYFQDSSAGAEKLVPEGIEGRVPYKGAMSAIVHQLMGGLRASMGYTGCATVEEMRTKPEFVRITGAGMAESHVHDVQITKEAPNYRVG
- a CDS encoding TonB-dependent siderophore receptor, yielding MKFNRFSLSGQGAALLTFCLLPAGHLLAQELELPSQEVVAAPVAGENGYQAKRASTASKSSVALKDEAQSVQVVTPQTIEDFQVRSLDDAMKFVSGVSQSNTLAGTQDGFVKRGFGSNADGSILRDGIRSSLSRNFSATTERVEVLKGPASLLYGALEPGGLINVISKKPQYQWNTRLNADSSSFGGGSLAVDVTGPIADSGLAFRLVAERQHEDYWRNFGEEEHSLIAPSLSWEGERLRLNIAYEYKEYSSPVDRGTVIINGKPAKVSYNDRFGESWSKAEGIDELLTATAEYQLSDDWSTRLTYGWNNERYDYAEARPNALNATTGALSRRSDGSEHDNQTQYLAWDWIGNASLFSQRHDLLIGADTERVDNFRGDTWRGPAVGGFNIYNPIYGNLAAPSLLNPAQSDRSDELHSRSIYAKDNWHLNDQWIVVLGGRYQRFEQLVEQGRGATYTRTTDRTDTTFLPFGGLVFQLSDQVAFYGNYSRSFVPNASDTNTGQAFDPEEGRSYELGVKLDLPQGIGASLALFDIEKKNVVVTNNSVSEAAGKVGSRGVELDISGRLSEHWELLGSYAYTDTEILDDPSNEGNELVNAARNVGSLYLVHHLHLPQELGQWKLGGGARYVGERAGDNANTFWLDSYTVADAFVTWDSQLLGEKTRLQLNVRNLFNERYYPSSGGNLRVAVGEPRELRMSASVEF
- a CDS encoding peptidoglycan DD-metalloendopeptidase family protein; protein product: MPALARLFITEKLRGQSPLLHKLCLFVLALCLALPAHAEGFITRLLNKPVPGGVAVIDLGNPAQAPKVRYQGKPVLTVHEDSKRWIAIVGIPLSVKPGTQQIEVEGGQKLSFQVGAKHYAEQRITIKNQQQVTPNAANLKRIERELAEQTRAYQQFSARQPSNLMFDRPVNGPLSSPFGLRRFFNGEERNPHSGLDFAANRGTPIKAPAAGKVILIGDYFFNGKTVFLDHGQGLISMFCHLSEIDVKLGDEIARGGHVGKVGATGRATGPHLHWNVSLNDARVDPAIFIGAFKP
- the xseA gene encoding exodeoxyribonuclease VII large subunit → MINDPFSRLNLDREVLSVSQLNNRARLLLEDVFAGIWVEGEISNLARPASGHIYFTLKDSQAQVRCALFRQNAARVRQALRDGLAVKVRGKVSLFEGRGDYQLILDAVEPAGDGALRLAFEALKEKLGAEGLFSTERKIALPAHPKRIGIVTSPTGAVIRDIISVFRRRAPQVELNLIPTAVQGREATAQIVRALQRADAQGFDALILARGGGSLEDLWCFNEEAVARAVAACVTPIVSAVGHETDVSIADFVADVRAPTPSAAAELLAPDSSELVQRLHNLQRRLVLQMQARLARERLRLEGTSRRLRHPGERLRQQAQRLDDLDMRLRRAFNQQLANQRERLARLDARLAAQHPGRNLALLRQRLDGLATRLPRAMQSQLRSQRQQLGALAAQLQIVSPLATLGRGYSILLDERGQAVRRAAQTQPGQRLKARLGEGELDVRVEDNHIQPATLSLLD
- a CDS encoding sugar ABC transporter ATPase, yielding MTAQLILVPHISTLPAHEQKAQAMLRWLVKREIVEALPTTCGQGGNGMAYAIGPGARRIAQRPDLLPYGLAHNGLEIITHRCIYVPTRSFLEEAGCAECRREVGVPLFDSLEVWWPGETDNFTCPECGHEDDINGFLFLQPCGFSNLGFIFNGWAEAGLRPAFVEEFGERLGFAVSQVRVDDPA
- a CDS encoding LysR family transcriptional regulator, yielding MNISPDSLQAFAQAANCGSLSAAARRLGKSQSTISEAVARLEIDLGVALFERGPRKLQLTEAGASLLAHAEEVLCASDRLARHAAGLAKGQEARLTLALSDAYQPKQYEVRLQELDQRFPDLQFESLIAEQADVLDLITQGRAQLGLLAAQAAYPPHIAHARLEMSSEFGLFVAKDHPLGKLPRVRQDDLSRWRLLRLSSVAHDDANTDELPGSGGRCWAAPDYLMLLEMARLGFGWAELPRQLVDAYGFGGLHELPCSGWPRRVTVDAIWSRQRELGPVAAWLLDRLLQDA